In Thermosphaera sp., a genomic segment contains:
- the coaBC gene encoding bifunctional phosphopantothenoylcysteine decarboxylase/phosphopantothenate--cysteine ligase CoaBC has protein sequence MLKEEIGKKEYGALIGKHIALGVTGSVAAYKSVDLARRLIRMGAEIKPILTRFATRLIGPDLLWWATGSKPLFEMTGETEHIDVAKWSDALVIAPATLNTMSKIAHGILDELLSLTATTMMGDGKKVLFVPTMNLRLFNSPQYDKARKLLEEYGAIILPPFIEEDKAKFPPMDDLAHCIDAVVNRGLDLKGKRVLVTAGPTREYIDPVRVITNSSSGLMGILIAREATCRGAEVDLILGPTHLSPPYMAHTIRVETTIEMANAVEKLTTDKRYDAGIFAAAPADFTPKTAFDIKISTRSTSTLLLELAPTRKVLKSIIHRPGKMIGYAAETASSQAELVDKGRVKLDDYKLDLVVANNILSEKAGFSKPLLDVCYVWGNGFRCVGETFKELVARFVIDYISEGNYS, from the coding sequence ATGCTTAAAGAGGAGATTGGTAAGAAAGAATATGGTGCATTAATTGGAAAGCACATAGCTTTAGGAGTTACAGGTTCAGTAGCTGCTTACAAGTCTGTTGACTTGGCGAGAAGGCTTATAAGGATGGGAGCTGAAATCAAACCCATCCTAACCAGGTTCGCCACGAGGCTTATAGGGCCTGATTTACTATGGTGGGCAACTGGATCTAAACCACTGTTTGAAATGACTGGCGAGACGGAGCACATAGATGTGGCGAAATGGTCTGATGCATTAGTGATTGCCCCGGCGACACTGAACACTATGAGTAAGATTGCACACGGAATACTTGACGAGTTGCTCTCTCTGACTGCAACCACCATGATGGGGGATGGTAAGAAAGTATTGTTCGTTCCGACAATGAATTTAAGATTGTTCAACTCTCCCCAATACGATAAGGCGAGAAAGTTGTTGGAAGAATATGGGGCGATCATTTTGCCACCGTTTATCGAGGAAGACAAGGCTAAGTTTCCCCCGATGGATGACCTTGCACACTGTATTGATGCCGTAGTGAACAGAGGCCTGGATTTGAAAGGAAAGCGAGTGCTCGTTACCGCTGGACCAACTAGGGAGTATATTGACCCTGTTCGCGTAATAACTAATTCAAGCAGCGGTCTCATGGGGATTCTAATAGCTCGCGAAGCGACTTGTAGAGGGGCGGAAGTGGATTTAATTCTCGGACCCACGCACTTATCACCTCCTTACATGGCTCACACCATTAGGGTTGAAACGACTATTGAAATGGCAAATGCCGTTGAGAAACTGACAACAGATAAAAGGTATGATGCAGGAATCTTTGCAGCTGCTCCTGCAGATTTTACTCCGAAGACTGCATTCGATATAAAAATCTCAACCAGAAGTACAAGCACTCTACTACTAGAACTTGCTCCTACGAGAAAGGTCTTGAAGTCAATTATACATAGGCCCGGCAAGATGATAGGTTACGCTGCCGAGACCGCTTCCAGCCAAGCTGAACTAGTGGACAAGGGAAGGGTTAAGCTGGATGATTACAAGCTCGACTTGGTAGTAGCCAATAACATATTATCCGAGAAGGCGGGGTTCTCAAAGCCCCTCTTAGATGTTTGCTACGTATGGGGTAATGGTTTTAGATGTGTAGGCGAAACTTTTAAGGAACTCGTGGCAAGGTTTGTCATAGACTATATCAGCGAGGGAAACTATTCTTGA